One part of the Arabidopsis thaliana chromosome 4, partial sequence genome encodes these proteins:
- a CDS encoding Mitochondrial substrate carrier family protein — protein MIGDISPPVTSIPVVEGNEELRKPQNLIPPFSKVVSHFGISGISVALATGVTHPLDVVKVRLQMQHVGQRGPLIGMTGIFLQLMKNEGRRSLYLGLTPALTRSVLYGGLRLGLYEPTKVSFDWAFGSTNVLVKIASGAFAGAFSTALTNPVEVVKVRLQMNPNAVPIAEVREIVSKEGIGALWKGVGPAMVRAAALTASQLATYDEAKRILVKRTSLEEGFHLHLCT, from the exons atgatcgGAGATATCTCCCCGCCGGTGACTTCAATCCCAG TTGTTGAAGGGAATGAAGAATTGAGGAAGCCACAGAATCTGATTCCGCCGTTTTCAAAGGTGGTGTCTCATTTTGGCATTAGCGGAATCTCCGTCGCATTGGCCACTGGCGTGACTCATCCTCTCG ATGTAGTGAAAGTGAGATTGCAGATGCAGCATGTCGGCCAAAGAGGTCCGTTAATTGGAATG ACTGGAATCTTTCTTCAACTGATGAAGAATGAAGGGCGTAGGTCTTTATACTTGGGGTTGACTCCTGCTCTCACTAGATCAGTGCTTTACGGAGGTCTTAGATTGGGATTATATGAACCCACCAAGGTTTCTTTTGATTGGGCATTTGGATCTACCAATGTCTTGGTCAAGATAGCATCAGGCGCATTCGCCGGGGCGTTTTCCACTGCATTAACTAACCCTGTTGAAGTTGTTAAG GTAAGGTTGCAGATGAATCCAAACGCAGTTCCCATTGCAGAAGTGCGGGAAATAGTCTCTAAAGAAGGCATAGGAGCTTTATGGAAAGGAGTTGGTCCTGCCATGGTTAGAGCTGCAGCACTAACTGCCTCACAGCTTGCAACATATGATGAAGCCAAACGG ATTCTGGTTAAACGAACTTCTTTAGAAGAAGGGTTTCATCTTCATTTGTG CACTTGA
- a CDS encoding Mitochondrial substrate carrier family protein, with protein MQHVGQRGPLIGMTGIFLQLMKNEGRRSLYLGLTPALTRSVLYGGLRLGLYEPTKVSFDWAFGSTNVLVKIASGAFAGAFSTALTNPVEVVKVRLQMNPNAVPIAEVREIVSKEGIGALWKGVGPAMVRAAALTASQLATYDEAKRILVKRTSLEEGFHLHLCSSVVAGLVSTLITAPMDMIKTRLMLQQGSESTKTYRNGFHCGYKVVRKEGPLALYKGGFAIFARLGPQTMITFILCEKLRSLAGLHTM; from the exons ATGCAGCATGTCGGCCAAAGAGGTCCGTTAATTGGAATG ACTGGAATCTTTCTTCAACTGATGAAGAATGAAGGGCGTAGGTCTTTATACTTGGGGTTGACTCCTGCTCTCACTAGATCAGTGCTTTACGGAGGTCTTAGATTGGGATTATATGAACCCACCAAGGTTTCTTTTGATTGGGCATTTGGATCTACCAATGTCTTGGTCAAGATAGCATCAGGCGCATTCGCCGGGGCGTTTTCCACTGCATTAACTAACCCTGTTGAAGTTGTTAAG GTAAGGTTGCAGATGAATCCAAACGCAGTTCCCATTGCAGAAGTGCGGGAAATAGTCTCTAAAGAAGGCATAGGAGCTTTATGGAAAGGAGTTGGTCCTGCCATGGTTAGAGCTGCAGCACTAACTGCCTCACAGCTTGCAACATATGATGAAGCCAAACGG ATTCTGGTTAAACGAACTTCTTTAGAAGAAGGGTTTCATCTTCATTTGTG CTCAAGTGTGGTTGCAGGTTTAGTAAGCACACTGATAACCGCACCCATGGACATGATTAAAACCCGCTTGATGTTGCAGCAAGGTTCTGAAAGCACCAAAACCTACAGAAACGGGTTTCATTGCGGTTACAAG GTTGTTCGCAAAGAAGGTCCTCTGGCACTTTACAAAgg AGGCTTTGCAATTTTCGCACGGCTCGGGCCACAAACGATGATCACGTTCATACTATGCGAGAAGCTTAGATCACTCGCTGGACTTCACACAATGTAG
- a CDS encoding Mitochondrial substrate carrier family protein, with product MSAKETGIFLQLMKNEGRRSLYLGLTPALTRSVLYGGLRLGLYEPTKVSFDWAFGSTNVLVKIASGAFAGAFSTALTNPVEVVKVRLQMNPNAVPIAEVREIVSKEGIGALWKGVGPAMVRAAALTASQLATYDEAKRILVKRTSLEEGFHLHLCSSVVAGLVSTLITAPMDMIKTRLMLQQGSESTKTYRNGFHCGYKVVRKEGPLALYKGGFAIFARLGPQTMITFILCEKLRSLAGLHTM from the exons ATGTCGGCCAAAGAG ACTGGAATCTTTCTTCAACTGATGAAGAATGAAGGGCGTAGGTCTTTATACTTGGGGTTGACTCCTGCTCTCACTAGATCAGTGCTTTACGGAGGTCTTAGATTGGGATTATATGAACCCACCAAGGTTTCTTTTGATTGGGCATTTGGATCTACCAATGTCTTGGTCAAGATAGCATCAGGCGCATTCGCCGGGGCGTTTTCCACTGCATTAACTAACCCTGTTGAAGTTGTTAAG GTAAGGTTGCAGATGAATCCAAACGCAGTTCCCATTGCAGAAGTGCGGGAAATAGTCTCTAAAGAAGGCATAGGAGCTTTATGGAAAGGAGTTGGTCCTGCCATGGTTAGAGCTGCAGCACTAACTGCCTCACAGCTTGCAACATATGATGAAGCCAAACGG ATTCTGGTTAAACGAACTTCTTTAGAAGAAGGGTTTCATCTTCATTTGTG CTCAAGTGTGGTTGCAGGTTTAGTAAGCACACTGATAACCGCACCCATGGACATGATTAAAACCCGCTTGATGTTGCAGCAAGGTTCTGAAAGCACCAAAACCTACAGAAACGGGTTTCATTGCGGTTACAAG GTTGTTCGCAAAGAAGGTCCTCTGGCACTTTACAAAgg AGGCTTTGCAATTTTCGCACGGCTCGGGCCACAAACGATGATCACGTTCATACTATGCGAGAAGCTTAGATCACTCGCTGGACTTCACACAATGTAG
- a CDS encoding Mitochondrial substrate carrier family protein, with translation MIGDISPPVTSIPVVEGNEELRKPQNLIPPFSKVVSHFGISGISVALATGVTHPLDVVKVRLQMQHVGQRGPLIGMTGIFLQLMKNEGRRSLYLGLTPALTRSVLYGGLRLGLYEPTKVSFDWAFGSTNVLVKIASGAFAGAFSTALTNPVEVVKVRLQMNPNAVPIAEVREIVSKEGIGALWKGVGPAMVRAAALTASQLATYDEAKRILVKRTSLEEGFHLHLW, from the exons atgatcgGAGATATCTCCCCGCCGGTGACTTCAATCCCAG TTGTTGAAGGGAATGAAGAATTGAGGAAGCCACAGAATCTGATTCCGCCGTTTTCAAAGGTGGTGTCTCATTTTGGCATTAGCGGAATCTCCGTCGCATTGGCCACTGGCGTGACTCATCCTCTCG ATGTAGTGAAAGTGAGATTGCAGATGCAGCATGTCGGCCAAAGAGGTCCGTTAATTGGAATG ACTGGAATCTTTCTTCAACTGATGAAGAATGAAGGGCGTAGGTCTTTATACTTGGGGTTGACTCCTGCTCTCACTAGATCAGTGCTTTACGGAGGTCTTAGATTGGGATTATATGAACCCACCAAGGTTTCTTTTGATTGGGCATTTGGATCTACCAATGTCTTGGTCAAGATAGCATCAGGCGCATTCGCCGGGGCGTTTTCCACTGCATTAACTAACCCTGTTGAAGTTGTTAAG GTAAGGTTGCAGATGAATCCAAACGCAGTTCCCATTGCAGAAGTGCGGGAAATAGTCTCTAAAGAAGGCATAGGAGCTTTATGGAAAGGAGTTGGTCCTGCCATGGTTAGAGCTGCAGCACTAACTGCCTCACAGCTTGCAACATATGATGAAGCCAAACGG ATTCTGGTTAAACGAACTTCTTTAGAAGAAGGGTTTCATCTTCATTTGTGGTAA
- a CDS encoding Mitochondrial substrate carrier family protein (Mitochondrial substrate carrier family protein; FUNCTIONS IN: binding; INVOLVED IN: transport, transmembrane transport; LOCATED IN: mitochondrial inner membrane, membrane; CONTAINS InterPro DOMAIN/s: Mitochondrial substrate carrier (InterPro:IPR001993), Mitochondrial substrate/solute carrier (InterPro:IPR018108); BEST Arabidopsis thaliana protein match is: plant uncoupling mitochondrial protein 1 (TAIR:AT3G54110.1); Has 24483 Blast hits to 13698 proteins in 441 species: Archae - 0; Bacteria - 0; Metazoa - 9864; Fungi - 7121; Plants - 4898; Viruses - 3; Other Eukaryotes - 2597 (source: NCBI BLink).), with amino-acid sequence MIGDISPPVTSIPVVEGNEELRKPQNLIPPFSKVVSHFGISGISVALATGVTHPLDVVKVRLQMQHVGQRGPLIGMTGIFLQLMKNEGRRSLYLGLTPALTRSVLYGGLRLGLYEPTKVSFDWAFGSTNVLVKIASGAFAGAFSTALTNPVEVVKVRLQMNPNAVPIAEVREIVSKEGIGALWKGVGPAMVRAAALTASQLATYDEAKRILVKRTSLEEGFHLHLCSSVVAGLVSTLITAPMDMIKTRLMLQQGSESTKTYRNGFHCGYKVVRKEGPLALYKGGFAIFARLGPQTMITFILCEKLRSLAGLHTM; translated from the exons atgatcgGAGATATCTCCCCGCCGGTGACTTCAATCCCAG TTGTTGAAGGGAATGAAGAATTGAGGAAGCCACAGAATCTGATTCCGCCGTTTTCAAAGGTGGTGTCTCATTTTGGCATTAGCGGAATCTCCGTCGCATTGGCCACTGGCGTGACTCATCCTCTCG ATGTAGTGAAAGTGAGATTGCAGATGCAGCATGTCGGCCAAAGAGGTCCGTTAATTGGAATG ACTGGAATCTTTCTTCAACTGATGAAGAATGAAGGGCGTAGGTCTTTATACTTGGGGTTGACTCCTGCTCTCACTAGATCAGTGCTTTACGGAGGTCTTAGATTGGGATTATATGAACCCACCAAGGTTTCTTTTGATTGGGCATTTGGATCTACCAATGTCTTGGTCAAGATAGCATCAGGCGCATTCGCCGGGGCGTTTTCCACTGCATTAACTAACCCTGTTGAAGTTGTTAAG GTAAGGTTGCAGATGAATCCAAACGCAGTTCCCATTGCAGAAGTGCGGGAAATAGTCTCTAAAGAAGGCATAGGAGCTTTATGGAAAGGAGTTGGTCCTGCCATGGTTAGAGCTGCAGCACTAACTGCCTCACAGCTTGCAACATATGATGAAGCCAAACGG ATTCTGGTTAAACGAACTTCTTTAGAAGAAGGGTTTCATCTTCATTTGTG CTCAAGTGTGGTTGCAGGTTTAGTAAGCACACTGATAACCGCACCCATGGACATGATTAAAACCCGCTTGATGTTGCAGCAAGGTTCTGAAAGCACCAAAACCTACAGAAACGGGTTTCATTGCGGTTACAAG GTTGTTCGCAAAGAAGGTCCTCTGGCACTTTACAAAgg AGGCTTTGCAATTTTCGCACGGCTCGGGCCACAAACGATGATCACGTTCATACTATGCGAGAAGCTTAGATCACTCGCTGGACTTCACACAATGTAG
- a CDS encoding Mitochondrial substrate carrier family protein, translated as MIGDISPPVTSIPGSSDLFALCICLNFNPKIIESFDLLSHKLKHEVVEGNEELRKPQNLIPPFSKVVSHFGISGISVALATGVTHPLDVVKVRLQMQHVGQRGPLIGMTGIFLQLMKNEGRRSLYLGLTPALTRSVLYGGLRLGLYEPTKVSFDWAFGSTNVLVKIASGAFAGAFSTALTNPVEVVKVRLQMNPNAVPIAEVREIVSKEGIGALWKGVGPAMVRAAALTASQLATYDEAKRILVKRTSLEEGFHLHLCSSVVAGLVSTLITAPMDMIKTRLMLQQGSESTKTYRNGFHCGYKVVRKEGPLALYKGGFAIFARLGPQTMITFILCEKLRSLAGLHTM; from the exons atgatcgGAGATATCTCCCCGCCGGTGACTTCAATCCCAGGTTCGTCGGATCTTTTTGCTCTCTGTATATGCCTCAATTTCAATCCCAAGATCATCGAATCTTTTGATTTGCTTTCGCATAAACTAAAACATGAAG TTGTTGAAGGGAATGAAGAATTGAGGAAGCCACAGAATCTGATTCCGCCGTTTTCAAAGGTGGTGTCTCATTTTGGCATTAGCGGAATCTCCGTCGCATTGGCCACTGGCGTGACTCATCCTCTCG ATGTAGTGAAAGTGAGATTGCAGATGCAGCATGTCGGCCAAAGAGGTCCGTTAATTGGAATG ACTGGAATCTTTCTTCAACTGATGAAGAATGAAGGGCGTAGGTCTTTATACTTGGGGTTGACTCCTGCTCTCACTAGATCAGTGCTTTACGGAGGTCTTAGATTGGGATTATATGAACCCACCAAGGTTTCTTTTGATTGGGCATTTGGATCTACCAATGTCTTGGTCAAGATAGCATCAGGCGCATTCGCCGGGGCGTTTTCCACTGCATTAACTAACCCTGTTGAAGTTGTTAAG GTAAGGTTGCAGATGAATCCAAACGCAGTTCCCATTGCAGAAGTGCGGGAAATAGTCTCTAAAGAAGGCATAGGAGCTTTATGGAAAGGAGTTGGTCCTGCCATGGTTAGAGCTGCAGCACTAACTGCCTCACAGCTTGCAACATATGATGAAGCCAAACGG ATTCTGGTTAAACGAACTTCTTTAGAAGAAGGGTTTCATCTTCATTTGTG CTCAAGTGTGGTTGCAGGTTTAGTAAGCACACTGATAACCGCACCCATGGACATGATTAAAACCCGCTTGATGTTGCAGCAAGGTTCTGAAAGCACCAAAACCTACAGAAACGGGTTTCATTGCGGTTACAAG GTTGTTCGCAAAGAAGGTCCTCTGGCACTTTACAAAgg AGGCTTTGCAATTTTCGCACGGCTCGGGCCACAAACGATGATCACGTTCATACTATGCGAGAAGCTTAGATCACTCGCTGGACTTCACACAATGTAG